From a region of the Vairimorpha necatrix chromosome 4, complete sequence genome:
- a CDS encoding pre-mRNA-splicing factor 8 PRPF8 (PRP8), protein MKSPLNISPGCFKYLPLSIHTLLRSIPMPWEYNKKYKVLYHINGSISFVLSKPKMTKYEYMRRWDEISKKVEEFKKDNPEYQYPVYGEENNNDSIEFNNYDINEFINYDINEFINSIKHNKSNIIVDDKSNKSNIIVDDKSNIIESSTIEDDSIKEYYSDILNKDLENKNSKKFNYYDIPLHLPPTSTTFHLLKNTKLNLKSPRKSKRCSNILRHLKNTRFFQTTQMSWPEISLIILNQGHSILSEILKRKKLPFIFLDKNFNLKNTGNMNTKQRKKSRLGTSFHLTRELLKLLKFISDLHLQDVERGSNIDKINLHNINSVDVKLCLNMWDLFSRVGIYTGIYRYKYKIMKQIKINKDVEGLSSCWPDLWRRYVFMTRGYNSLLKKYISNLTDRIINGREYREKKITKQRKESEFDIEIKEKMIDELEGEYNHGNLIKNILSIIV, encoded by the exons ATGAAATCCCCTCTTAATATTTCCCCAGgctgttttaaatatctccCTTTATCTATACACACTTTACTTAGATCTATTCCCATGCCCTGGgaatataataagaagTATAAAGTTCTTTACCATATAAATGGGAGTATAAGTTTTGTACTTAGTAAGCCTAAGATGACCAAGTATGAATATATGAGAAGATGGGATGAGATAAGTAAAAAAGTAGAAGAGTTTAAGAAAGATAATCCTGAGTATCAATATCCAGTATATggagaagaaaataataatgatagtattgaatttaataattatgatataaatgaatttattaattatgatattaatgaatttattaattctataaaacataataaatctaatattATAGTAGATGataaatctaataaatctaatattATAGTAGATGATAAATCTAATATTATAGAATCATCTACTATAGAAGATGATTCTATAAAAGAGTATTATTCTGATATATTGAATAAAGATTTGGAAAATAAGAATTCTAAGAAGTTTAATTATTATGACATCCCCCTTCATTTACCACCTACTTCCACTACATTCcacttattaaaaaataccaaattaaatttaaaaagtcCCAGAAAATCCAAAAGATgttcaaatattttgagacatttaaaaaacactCGTTTTTTCCAGACTACACAAATGTCCTGGCCTGAGATTTCcttgattattttaaatcaaGGACACAGTATTTTATCAGAGATATTAAAAAGGAAGAAATTgccttttatatttttagataagaattttaatcttaaaaatacaGGGAATATGAATACGAAACAAAGAAAGAAGTCCCGATTGGGGACTTCTTTCCATTTAACAAGagaattattaaaacttcttaaatttataagtgATTTACATCTTCAAGATGTAGAAAGAGGTAGTAAcatagataaaataaacttacataatataaatagtGTAGATGTCaaattatgtttaaatATGTGGGATTTATTTAGTAGAGTTGGTATCTACACTGGTATTTAtagatataaatacaaaataatgaaacaaataaaaatcaataaagaTGTAGAAGGTCTCTCCTCATGTTGGCCAGATCTCTGGAGAAGGTATGTCTTCATGACTAGAGGGtataattctttattaaagaaGTATATTAGTAATCTGACAGATAGAATAATAAATGGCAGGGAATACAGAGAGAAGAAGATTACTAAGCAGAGGAAAGAGAGTGAATTTGATATAGAGATAAAAGAGAAGATGATAGATGAATTAGAAGGGGAATATA ATCATGGAAATCTAATCAAGAATATATTATCTATAATAGTATAG
- a CDS encoding eukaryotic translation initiation factor 6 (EIF6), with protein MSHRIDIECNSEVGAYLSLTNNYCLVGELRSKNTLKYLLENLDMPVVETKINGIPMVGSMTRGNKNGLLVPSTTSDQELYHIRNSLPENVLVKRINERLNALGNVVLCNDNICIIHADVDRETEEEIQDILKVQVYRQNIGNESLVGKYAALNNQGMLVHPDTFEESMKELTELLEVNVIAGTVNSGISRIGGGLVVNDWTCFAGRKTSNIEMSVIESVFELGEDIDLEGKKKFIIDEIIQ; from the coding sequence ATGTCACATAGGATAGATATAGAATGTAACTCAGAAGTGGGTGCCTACTTGTCTCTCACTAATAATTACTGTCTAGTAGGAGAACTTAGATCTAAAAACactctaaaatatttactagAAAACTTAGACATGCCTGTAGTGGAGACAAAGATAAATGGTATCCCCATGGTGGGCTCAATGACTAGAGGTAATAAAAATGGCCTCTTAGTCCCAAGTACCACTTCAGACCAGGAATTGTACCACATTCGTAATTCTCTCCCAGAAAATGTACTagtaaaaagaataaatgaGAGACTTAATGCCTTAGGGAATGTAGTCCTCTGTAATGacaatatttgtataatccACGCCGATGTAGACAGAGAAACAGAAGAAGAAATCCAAGACATTTTGAAAGTACAAGTCTACAGGCAGAATATCGGGAATGAGTCACTAGTAGGGAAATATGCAGCACTGAATAATCAAGGTATGCTTGTCCACCCAGACACATTTGAAGAGAGCATGAAAGAACTTACAGAATTATTGGAGGTGAATGTCATCGCCGGCACCGTCAACTCGGGAATCTCTCGGATTGGAGGGGGACTTGTGGTGAATGACTGGACCTGCTTCGCAGGAAGAAAGACGAGTAATATAGAAATGTCAGTGATAGAAAGTGTATTCGAATTGGGAGAAGATATAGATTTAGAaggaaaaaagaaatttattattgatgagataatacaataa
- a CDS encoding transmembrane EMP24 domain-containing protein, giving the protein MHLLLFIFSISSKVLLNVQKDKETQIDYLLTDDHSDLTVSLTNLNPKNEIRFDMKKDSRLLGHDINSLSILDKEFRKTYTDKGLYTLVIYNLGDEDSLVSLQSTYNKVLGNEDKDVKALKTLFNEIEGRLSRLYDLYLRLKTIQENNIREAQRIIRGLYVMLIIPVVYILVGLAKIKAVKMMFAPKKGIKP; this is encoded by the coding sequence ATGcatcttcttctttttatattttcgaTTTCTTCTAAAGTACTTCTAAATGTCCAAAAAGACAAAGAAACCCAAATCGATTATCTTTTAACAGACGATCACAGTGATTTAACTGTCTCTTTAACAAATCTAAATCCCAAAAATGAGATAAGATTTGACATGAAAAAAGACTCTCGTCTTTTAGGCCATGATATAAATTCTCTCTCTATTTTAGACAAGGAATTTAGGAAAACTTACACTGATAAAGGTCTTTACACTCTAGTAATCTACAATCTTGGAGATGAAGACAGTCTTGTCAGTTTACAGTCAACTTATAATAAAGTACTTGGTAATGAAGATAAAGATGTCAAAGCTTTGAAGACACTGTTTAATGAGATTGAAGGGAGACTGAGTCGACTTTATGATTTGTATTTGAGGCTTAAGACTATACAAGAGAATAATATTAGAGAAGCTCAGCGGATTATAAGAGGGCTTTATGTTATGCTTATAATACCAGTGGTGTATATATTAGTAGGATTGGCGAAGATAAAAGCAGTAAAGATGATGTTTGCGCCCAAGAAAGGAATAAAGccttaa
- a CDS encoding DDE-TNP-IS1595 domain-containing protein, which produces MAVWKNFLKFLKYIEKTSKSCIKCGPISKKYYENVIFRCTWSKCRSKWSLLKNTPFYNNKLGINTMLLIIKSWSVNVKYKAIAEFLGISIKSVRKIISLTVNSIENSVYVETGIIGGPGIVVEIDEKGVWIFGMVERTPQRKIVFVPVDNRRATTLEELLKKICSPRIYHT; this is translated from the exons ATGGCAGTCTG GAAAAactttttgaaatttttaaaatatattgaaaaaacaaGCAAATCATGTATAAAATGTGGTCctataagtaaaaaatattatgaaaatgttatttttcGATGTACTTGGTCTAAATGTAGAAGTAAATGgtctttattaaaaaacactCCATTCTACAATAACAAGCTTGGAATTAATACTatgttattaattattaaatcatGGTCTGTTAATGTAAAGTATAAAGCTATTGCGGAATTTCTTGGAATTAGCATTAAAAGTGTAAGAAAAATCATTTCTTTAACAGTAAATTCCATCGAAAATTCTGTTTACGTTGAAACAGGTATAATAGGAGGACCTGGGATTGTTGTGGAAATAGATGAAA AAGGAGTTTGGATTTTCGGAATGGTAGAAAGAACACCTCAAAGGAAAATTGTGTTTGTTCCTGTTGATAATAGAAGAGCAACTACACTAGaagaacttttaaaaaaa